From one Verrucomicrobiota bacterium genomic stretch:
- a CDS encoding phosphopantothenoylcysteine decarboxylase gives MSEKCVVQAVTGSIAACKAVEITSLLRQQGLKVRVVMTRDAQRFVTPLPFKTLSRNPVITDLYDEEEGWCPSHVRAADEASLLLIAPATAQTLAKLAHGLADDALGCVALAMEPGKPVLVAPAMNGKMWAHPATQSNVALLRSRGVEFIGPDEGMLSCGYEGAGRLTEPAVIVRRVMERLG, from the coding sequence ATGAGCGAGAAATGCGTGGTGCAAGCCGTGACGGGATCGATCGCGGCTTGCAAGGCGGTGGAGATCACGAGCTTGCTTCGTCAGCAGGGCCTCAAAGTGCGGGTGGTCATGACCCGTGACGCGCAGCGATTTGTGACGCCCTTGCCCTTCAAGACCCTTTCCCGCAATCCGGTCATCACGGATTTGTACGACGAGGAAGAGGGGTGGTGTCCTTCGCACGTGCGAGCGGCGGATGAGGCATCGTTGTTGTTAATCGCGCCGGCGACCGCGCAGACGCTGGCGAAACTGGCCCATGGGCTGGCGGATGACGCGCTGGGCTGCGTGGCGCTGGCGATGGAACCCGGCAAACCGGTGCTGGTGGCCCCTGCCATGAATGGCAAAATGTGGGCCCATCCGGCGACGCAATCCAATGTGGCGCTGCTGCGCTCGCGAGGAGTGGAGTTTATCGGACCGGATGAGGGCATGCTTTCATGCGGCTATGAAGGCGCGGGCCGGTTGACGGAACCTGCGGTCATTGTGCGGAGGGTTATGGAACGGTTGGGCTGA
- a CDS encoding guanylate kinase has protein sequence MSNEFARVFLVLSAPSGGGKTTLMKRLLERRADLRRAVTCTTRAPRGGERDGVEYHFLSPEVFEAKVAAGLFLEHATVYGNQYGTLASEVFERMDAGFDVVLSVDVQGVRLIQARARAAEQARLRRALVTVFLTPGEPAELERRLRARGEDALEVVERRLAMAKEEVACWPTFDYLLVSGSMDCDAARLEAILEAEKLRVFRSGPLTSWR, from the coding sequence ATGTCGAATGAGTTCGCCAGAGTGTTTCTGGTCCTTTCCGCTCCTTCGGGAGGCGGCAAGACCACGCTGATGAAGCGGTTGCTGGAGCGCCGGGCGGATTTGCGCCGGGCGGTGACGTGCACGACACGGGCTCCCCGGGGTGGAGAAAGGGACGGGGTGGAATATCATTTTCTGAGCCCGGAGGTTTTCGAGGCGAAGGTGGCGGCGGGTTTGTTTCTCGAGCATGCCACCGTGTATGGGAACCAGTACGGCACCCTGGCGAGTGAGGTTTTCGAAAGGATGGATGCTGGATTTGACGTCGTGTTGAGCGTGGATGTGCAGGGAGTGCGATTGATCCAGGCGCGGGCGCGGGCCGCGGAACAGGCGAGATTGAGGCGGGCCCTGGTGACCGTGTTTCTCACTCCGGGGGAGCCGGCAGAACTGGAGCGTCGATTGCGGGCGCGGGGGGAGGACGCGTTGGAAGTGGTGGAACGGAGGCTGGCCATGGCCAAAGAAGAGGTCGCGTGCTGGCCGACCTTCGATTATCTTCTCGTCAGCGGTTCGATGGACTGCGACGCGGCACGACTGGAGGCCATTCTGGAAGCCGAGAAGCTGCGCGTGTTCCGGTCCGGACCGCTGACCTCCTGGAGGTGA
- a CDS encoding YicC family protein translates to MTGYGRGEAAANGCKATVELSAVNRKQAEYAINLPNGLDALESRVRDELAARISRGRVNAKIVCQEGVGGTGGVRVNRELARAYALELGALARELGLEGGVTLEQLLRVPGVLQPPEGAEEIERWFPLVQEALGDALAALVGMREAEGRHLEEDLKGRVETMRAAAARVRAQAPKVLERYREQLRERIRSAGLELPAHDDDRLLKEVVIFADRSDLSEELARLDSHFAQFETIAKSGEPVGRALDFLAQEMNREINTIGSKANDAAIAREVVVLKTELEKFREQVQNVE, encoded by the coding sequence ATGACGGGATACGGACGGGGCGAAGCCGCGGCGAACGGATGCAAGGCGACGGTGGAGTTGAGCGCGGTCAACCGGAAGCAGGCGGAGTACGCCATCAATTTGCCGAATGGCCTGGACGCGCTGGAGTCGCGGGTGCGGGACGAGTTGGCCGCGCGGATTTCCCGGGGGCGAGTGAACGCCAAGATTGTGTGCCAGGAAGGCGTGGGGGGGACGGGTGGGGTGCGGGTCAATCGGGAATTGGCCAGGGCCTACGCGTTGGAACTTGGGGCGCTGGCGCGCGAGCTGGGATTGGAAGGAGGCGTGACGCTCGAGCAGTTATTGCGTGTGCCCGGGGTGTTGCAGCCGCCGGAGGGGGCGGAGGAAATCGAGCGCTGGTTCCCGCTTGTGCAGGAGGCCTTGGGCGATGCGTTGGCGGCCTTGGTAGGCATGCGGGAAGCCGAGGGGCGTCATCTAGAGGAGGATTTGAAAGGGCGGGTGGAGACGATGCGCGCGGCGGCGGCGCGGGTGCGGGCACAGGCGCCGAAGGTTCTGGAGCGGTATCGGGAGCAACTGCGTGAGCGCATCCGAAGTGCCGGGCTTGAACTTCCCGCGCACGATGACGATCGCTTGCTGAAAGAGGTGGTCATCTTTGCCGATCGCTCGGATCTCTCGGAGGAACTCGCCCGCCTGGACAGCCACTTTGCCCAGTTTGAAACGATCGCGAAGTCGGGCGAGCCCGTGGGGCGCGCGCTGGATTTTCTGGCGCAGGAGATGAACCGGGAGATCAACACCATCGGATCGAAGGCGAATGATGCCGCGATTGCCCGCGAGGTGGTGGTGTTGAAGACCGAATTGGAAAAGTTCCGGGAGCAGGTCCAAAATGTCGAATGA
- the trpB gene encoding tryptophan synthase subunit beta, with protein sequence MQMTPPDFVSVPDAQGRFGPYGGRYVPETLMHPLQELEAEYGRAMQDPKFREELDYYLREFCGRPTPLYLAERLTRELGGARVYLKREDLLHTGAHKINNAMGQVLLARRMGKTRIIAETGAGQHGVATATVSAMFGLKCVIYMGAVDCERQALNVFRMKMLGAEVVPVKAGQQTLKEAVNEAMRDWVTHVRHTHYILGTAYGAHPYPVMVRSFQRVIGDEARRQILAKEGRLPDLLVACVGGGSNAIGLFYPFLTDPGVRMVGVEAGGEGIEPEKHAARFQGGSLGVLQGTRSYILQDEFGQIQSTHSVSAGLDYAAVGPEHAWLKDAGRVEYSYATDEEALGAFMKLARIEGIIPALESSHAVAEALKRIPRMDSRAVVIVNLSGRGDKDVAQVAAKIQL encoded by the coding sequence ATGCAAATGACGCCGCCTGACTTCGTTTCCGTTCCTGACGCGCAAGGGCGTTTTGGACCTTACGGGGGACGCTATGTGCCGGAGACGCTGATGCATCCCCTGCAGGAGTTGGAAGCGGAGTACGGGAGGGCGATGCAGGATCCGAAGTTTCGGGAGGAACTCGATTACTACCTCCGGGAATTTTGCGGACGTCCGACCCCGTTGTACTTGGCGGAGCGGTTAACCCGGGAACTGGGAGGCGCGCGGGTTTATTTGAAACGCGAGGATCTGCTGCATACGGGGGCGCACAAGATCAACAACGCCATGGGTCAAGTCCTGTTGGCGCGGCGCATGGGCAAGACGCGGATTATTGCGGAGACGGGAGCGGGCCAGCACGGGGTCGCGACGGCGACGGTATCCGCCATGTTTGGACTCAAGTGTGTGATCTACATGGGAGCGGTTGATTGCGAGCGGCAGGCGTTGAATGTGTTCCGCATGAAGATGCTGGGGGCGGAGGTTGTCCCGGTGAAGGCGGGGCAGCAGACGTTGAAGGAGGCGGTGAACGAAGCCATGCGCGACTGGGTGACCCACGTGAGGCACACGCATTACATTTTGGGAACAGCCTATGGCGCGCACCCGTATCCGGTGATGGTGCGTTCGTTTCAACGTGTGATTGGTGATGAAGCGCGCCGCCAGATCCTCGCGAAGGAGGGGCGCCTGCCGGACTTGCTGGTGGCCTGCGTGGGCGGCGGTTCGAATGCCATCGGCTTGTTTTATCCGTTCCTGACCGACCCGGGTGTGCGCATGGTCGGGGTTGAGGCGGGCGGCGAAGGCATTGAGCCGGAGAAACACGCGGCGCGATTTCAAGGCGGGTCGCTCGGGGTTTTGCAAGGCACGCGCTCGTATATTTTGCAGGACGAATTTGGACAGATTCAATCCACGCACAGTGTGTCCGCGGGTTTGGATTACGCGGCGGTGGGGCCTGAACACGCCTGGTTGAAGGATGCCGGGCGGGTGGAGTATTCCTACGCGACGGATGAGGAGGCGCTGGGGGCATTCATGAAACTGGCGCGGATCGAGGGGATCATTCCGGCCCTTGAGTCGTCGCATGCGGTGGCGGAGGCGCTGAAGCGGATTCCGCGCATGGATTCCCGAGCCGTGGTGATCGTGAATTTGTCGGGCCGCGGTGACAAGGACGTCGCGCAGGTTGCCGCGAAGATTCAGCTCTGA
- a CDS encoding DUF4185 domain-containing protein — MKLRAQPGRMGPADSEALSKPGRFVAGLVFRILLLAWIAFPFCPEASDYFGIRVVDEESGRGIPLAELSSVHQVKHWTDSQGWVAIGEPGWRGREVYFHLRSDGYEIPRDGFGYAGFKVRVLPGQRHTVRMRRTQLAERMYRITGEGIYRDSVLLGLKVPIREPLLNGLVLGQDTVIAVPFRGRLHWFWGDTERLSYPLGHFGAAGATSALPGSKGFDVERGIELSYFVDGGGFSRPMCPEPNHGLRWIESVFTLEHGGREHLMARVAHHKDLGPALGWYLMKFDEKRGGFEVDTAWDWHEGHDSAHPFQHRCQQKDYLYLYPNYRVLAELEEVRRLERYEAWTCVAGDGKLKGELTEIDRDSSGAAVYSWKPGADRLHKGRLRELTRWGKIKPEEQWLRLRDVDSGKEVEGGRGSVAWNAHRNRWIMLASGEAGEIWYSECEQPTGPWTQAKKVASHLDYNFYNPVHHSFLDREGGRVIYFEGTYTASFSRAQSKTPRYDYNQVLYRLRLDDSRLRFSGTGLGVK; from the coding sequence GTGAAACTTCGAGCGCAGCCTGGGCGGATGGGTCCCGCGGATAGCGAAGCGTTATCGAAGCCGGGCCGGTTTGTGGCTGGCCTGGTTTTTCGGATCTTGCTTCTGGCGTGGATTGCATTTCCGTTTTGTCCCGAAGCGTCGGATTATTTTGGAATTCGGGTGGTGGACGAGGAATCGGGGCGCGGCATTCCGCTGGCGGAGTTGTCTTCCGTCCATCAGGTGAAGCATTGGACGGACAGTCAGGGGTGGGTGGCGATAGGGGAGCCGGGATGGAGAGGGAGAGAGGTTTACTTTCATTTGCGGAGCGACGGTTACGAGATTCCGAGGGATGGCTTCGGTTATGCGGGATTCAAGGTGCGCGTTCTTCCGGGCCAGAGGCACACGGTTCGGATGAGGCGCACGCAGTTGGCGGAGCGGATGTATCGCATCACGGGGGAGGGCATTTATCGGGATTCGGTGCTGCTGGGATTGAAGGTTCCGATTCGCGAGCCTTTGTTGAACGGCCTGGTGTTGGGGCAGGACACGGTCATTGCCGTTCCGTTTCGCGGACGATTGCACTGGTTTTGGGGAGACACGGAGCGATTGAGCTATCCCTTGGGCCATTTCGGAGCGGCGGGCGCCACGTCGGCCTTGCCGGGAAGCAAGGGATTCGACGTTGAGCGGGGCATTGAGTTGTCCTACTTCGTGGATGGAGGCGGATTTTCGCGTCCGATGTGTCCGGAGCCGAATCATGGACTGCGCTGGATCGAGTCCGTTTTCACCCTGGAGCATGGAGGCCGGGAGCATTTGATGGCGAGGGTGGCCCATCACAAGGATTTGGGGCCGGCGCTGGGATGGTATCTGATGAAATTCGACGAGAAGCGAGGCGGGTTCGAGGTGGATACGGCGTGGGATTGGCATGAGGGCCATGATTCCGCGCATCCTTTCCAGCATCGGTGCCAGCAGAAGGATTACCTTTATTTGTATCCCAATTACCGCGTCCTGGCTGAGTTGGAGGAGGTGCGGCGGTTGGAGCGGTATGAAGCGTGGACCTGTGTGGCTGGCGACGGGAAGTTGAAGGGAGAACTGACCGAAATCGACCGGGACTCCTCGGGAGCGGCGGTGTATTCGTGGAAGCCGGGCGCGGATCGGTTGCACAAGGGCCGGTTGCGGGAATTGACGCGGTGGGGAAAGATCAAGCCGGAGGAGCAGTGGTTGCGACTGCGGGACGTGGACTCGGGGAAGGAAGTCGAGGGTGGTCGGGGATCGGTGGCGTGGAATGCCCATCGGAATCGGTGGATCATGCTGGCCTCGGGCGAAGCGGGGGAGATCTGGTATTCCGAGTGCGAGCAGCCGACGGGTCCTTGGACGCAAGCGAAGAAGGTGGCTTCGCATCTGGACTATAATTTTTACAATCCCGTGCATCATTCTTTCCTGGATCGGGAGGGAGGCCGCGTCATTTATTTTGAAGGCACCTACACCGCCTCTTTCTCGAGAGCCCAATCGAAGACACCGCGCTACGACTACAATCAAGTCTTGTATCGACTGCGGCTGGACGATTCGCGCCTGCGGTTTTCGGGGACGGGCTTGGGGGTGAAGTAA
- the tatC gene encoding twin-arginine translocase subunit TatC, giving the protein MATEPEGPPLDVEEEEGGPVKSFFEHLEDLRWVFIRCATVLGISMLVCLIAGNWLVNVLKWPLGRATITPAGTNQQVHVSIGTNIVGSLRLGTNRLGTLDLGQAPDITLNLVALPLPGSTNTFLAFQLQTNNVPPKKTLAERVELLNLNPAGGFYVAFQVAIYGGFVLAAPFVLYYVGMFILPALRRSEKKHILPGFAIGTLLFAGGVSFCYFVMMPLALGASVKYSEWLGFSANQWRAEEYISFVCKFLLGMGLGFELPVVILTLVKLGILCHEQLAGFRRYMIAINLVLGAVLTTPEVLTQVMMAIPLQILYEISVWIAWYWERRDRKLALQDATSTDDFVSRG; this is encoded by the coding sequence ATGGCGACTGAACCGGAGGGACCGCCCTTAGATGTCGAAGAGGAAGAGGGCGGACCGGTAAAGTCTTTTTTTGAGCATTTGGAGGACCTGCGATGGGTCTTCATCCGGTGTGCCACGGTCCTCGGCATCTCGATGCTCGTCTGTCTGATTGCGGGCAATTGGCTTGTTAATGTTCTGAAGTGGCCGCTGGGGAGGGCTACGATCACACCTGCGGGGACGAATCAGCAGGTCCATGTTTCGATCGGAACCAATATCGTCGGCAGCCTGCGATTGGGAACGAATCGTTTGGGGACGCTTGATCTCGGCCAGGCACCGGACATCACGCTGAATTTGGTGGCGTTGCCTTTGCCCGGTTCGACGAACACCTTCCTGGCGTTTCAGCTTCAGACCAACAACGTCCCTCCGAAGAAAACCCTCGCGGAGCGGGTTGAATTGCTCAACCTCAATCCGGCCGGCGGGTTTTATGTGGCTTTCCAGGTGGCGATTTACGGCGGGTTTGTCCTGGCGGCTCCCTTTGTCTTGTATTACGTCGGCATGTTCATTTTGCCCGCGCTGAGGCGGAGTGAGAAGAAGCACATTTTGCCTGGATTTGCGATTGGCACGCTTCTCTTCGCGGGAGGCGTTTCGTTTTGTTATTTTGTGATGATGCCTCTGGCGCTGGGGGCTTCGGTCAAGTATTCCGAATGGTTGGGGTTTTCGGCGAATCAGTGGCGCGCGGAGGAGTATATCAGTTTTGTCTGCAAGTTTTTGCTGGGCATGGGGCTGGGATTTGAGCTGCCGGTGGTGATTCTCACGCTGGTGAAGCTGGGCATCCTTTGCCACGAGCAACTCGCTGGTTTTCGCCGGTACATGATTGCGATCAATCTGGTGTTGGGTGCCGTGCTGACAACGCCTGAAGTCTTGACGCAAGTGATGATGGCCATTCCTTTGCAGATTCTTTACGAGATCAGCGTGTGGATCGCCTGGTATTGGGAGAGGCGCGACCGGAAACTCGCATTGCAGGACGCGACCAGCACGGATGATTTCGTGAGCCGCGGTTGA
- the tatA gene encoding twin-arginine translocase TatA/TatE family subunit, translating into MNAISLAFLSVGGWQVVLILVVVLILFGGRKMPELARGLGQSIKEFKRATRDAQDEIHRAIDDDLHHQQYQQSQTSQSSASAASAKGAPSAASGTPVAGTGATTPAQDVRKA; encoded by the coding sequence ATGAATGCAATTTCACTGGCGTTTCTGAGTGTGGGGGGATGGCAGGTTGTCCTCATCCTGGTTGTGGTGCTCATCCTTTTTGGCGGTCGCAAGATGCCGGAGTTAGCCCGCGGGCTGGGCCAATCGATCAAAGAGTTCAAGCGCGCCACGCGGGATGCGCAGGATGAGATCCATCGAGCCATTGATGATGACCTCCATCATCAGCAGTATCAACAATCTCAGACTTCTCAGTCCTCGGCTTCTGCTGCTTCGGCCAAGGGTGCTCCTTCTGCGGCGTCCGGCACGCCGGTCGCCGGCACGGGTGCGACCACGCCTGCCCAAGACGTTCGCAAGGCCTAG
- a CDS encoding TonB family protein: MNRLQKKCLVTSALLHVVLIGSAIVGSAFLDQQPPEEKYPLLEIIPFKTTDELFSGGGTPNAPPPNVRPDVPPLPPQAPVETPVRAASDPPPPVEPEPRKEIPPVEKPLERKKVSEPAPEPKKIPEVKDDPDSILPKKNKKDTTSKDPESAKTALKEKKEIKVNLDLAKRFPADAKADREKKRREEEAKAAAAQAARQAAAEKVATERAASIRGAVSALSGKLSKGTSVEIPGAGGEAYANYNSVVRTVYDNAWQDPGDGVDESLTVVASIEIRRDGSVAMDRTFITRRSGNDALDRSVQKALDRVRFVAPFPEGAKDEKRTFRIRFNLREKRMNG; encoded by the coding sequence ATGAACCGGCTGCAAAAGAAATGCTTGGTGACCTCCGCGTTGCTTCACGTGGTGCTCATCGGATCCGCCATCGTGGGCTCCGCGTTCCTCGATCAACAGCCGCCGGAAGAGAAGTATCCACTCCTCGAGATCATCCCGTTCAAGACCACCGACGAACTCTTCTCCGGCGGTGGGACCCCCAACGCGCCACCACCCAACGTGCGTCCGGATGTGCCGCCTTTGCCTCCGCAAGCGCCCGTCGAGACGCCGGTCCGCGCTGCTTCCGATCCCCCCCCACCGGTCGAGCCGGAGCCCCGGAAAGAAATACCTCCTGTGGAAAAGCCGCTCGAGCGGAAGAAAGTTTCCGAACCCGCGCCGGAGCCCAAGAAGATTCCGGAAGTGAAGGACGATCCGGACTCGATATTGCCCAAGAAGAACAAAAAGGACACGACTTCCAAGGATCCCGAGAGCGCCAAAACCGCGTTGAAGGAGAAGAAGGAGATTAAAGTCAATTTGGATTTGGCGAAGCGATTTCCCGCGGATGCGAAGGCGGATCGGGAGAAGAAGCGTCGAGAGGAAGAGGCCAAGGCGGCGGCGGCTCAAGCCGCGCGGCAAGCCGCGGCGGAGAAAGTGGCGACAGAGCGCGCGGCCAGCATTCGCGGGGCGGTGTCCGCGCTTTCGGGCAAATTGAGCAAGGGCACTTCGGTGGAGATCCCGGGCGCCGGAGGTGAGGCTTACGCCAATTATAATTCCGTCGTTCGGACGGTGTACGACAATGCCTGGCAGGATCCTGGCGACGGGGTGGACGAGTCGTTGACCGTCGTGGCCAGCATTGAGATTCGGCGTGACGGAAGCGTGGCGATGGATCGAACCTTCATCACGCGCCGTTCGGGTAACGACGCCCTGGATCGGTCGGTGCAGAAGGCGCTTGATCGAGTGCGTTTCGTGGCGCCCTTTCCGGAGGGGGCGAAGGATGAGAAACGGACGTTTCGGATACGATTCAACTTGCGGGAAAAACGAATGAACGGATGA
- a CDS encoding zinc ribbon domain-containing protein, translating to MKESKRRENPTSAQGVACPKCEHVNDAGKHTCRRCGSHLYVSCNACGAHNARVRSHCHDCGQRLHRGLWRKIENRLSRKSKGKVKLIHLVLLVASILLAYKIIVMLAEFQPAPVE from the coding sequence ATGAAGGAATCCAAGCGCCGCGAGAATCCGACTTCGGCGCAGGGCGTGGCCTGCCCGAAATGCGAGCATGTCAATGACGCGGGCAAGCACACCTGCCGCCGCTGCGGCTCGCACCTTTATGTGTCGTGCAATGCGTGTGGAGCCCACAATGCCCGGGTGCGCAGCCACTGCCACGATTGCGGACAGCGGCTGCATCGCGGCTTATGGAGAAAAATTGAGAACCGGCTCTCGAGAAAATCCAAGGGCAAGGTGAAATTGATCCATTTGGTTTTGCTCGTGGCCAGCATTCTCCTCGCTTACAAGATCATTGTCATGCTCGCGGAGTTTCAGCCTGCGCCGGTCGAGTAG
- a CDS encoding biopolymer transporter ExbB: MNFSGFLLADSTQAELVYVWNQARPEAKVIIVILVFFSIFAWSVMAYKAMQMRRARKLNAFFDSEFQSQTTVFGIYDRRVRVEGCPLFSVYQDGCMQLDARLKSGGGARKEQASLKAMEHVKRSLEAAVARESLRLESGLILLAIAVSGAPFLGLLGTVWGVMSTFGQVALQNSATLQAMAPGVAAALITTVAGLLVAIPSMFGYNWLVHYLRVLTVELDNFAQALVSRMESEFLKDEEGA, translated from the coding sequence ATGAATTTTTCCGGTTTTTTGCTGGCTGACAGCACTCAGGCTGAGCTGGTTTATGTGTGGAACCAGGCGCGGCCCGAGGCCAAGGTCATCATTGTCATCCTGGTGTTCTTCTCGATTTTCGCGTGGTCGGTCATGGCTTACAAAGCCATGCAGATGAGGCGTGCCCGGAAGCTCAACGCCTTTTTTGATTCCGAATTTCAGTCCCAGACCACCGTGTTTGGGATTTATGATCGCCGGGTGCGTGTGGAGGGATGCCCGTTGTTTTCCGTCTATCAGGATGGATGCATGCAACTGGATGCCCGGTTGAAGTCAGGCGGGGGCGCGCGCAAGGAGCAGGCCTCCTTGAAGGCCATGGAGCACGTGAAGCGAAGTTTGGAGGCGGCCGTCGCGCGGGAGTCGCTGCGGCTCGAGTCGGGTTTGATTTTGCTCGCGATTGCGGTGAGCGGGGCTCCGTTTCTCGGATTGCTGGGGACGGTGTGGGGGGTGATGAGCACCTTTGGGCAGGTGGCGTTGCAGAACTCGGCTACGTTGCAGGCCATGGCGCCGGGGGTGGCGGCGGCCTTGATCACGACCGTGGCGGGTCTGCTGGTCGCCATTCCCTCAATGTTTGGTTACAACTGGCTGGTGCATTATCTGCGGGTGCTCACCGTCGAGTTGGACAATTTTGCCCAGGCCCTCGTTTCACGGATGGAGAGCGAGTTTTTGAAGGACGAGGAGGGAGCATGA
- a CDS encoding PEP-CTERM sorting domain-containing protein → MKTHPLLVLVGTGFLLSQTAFLAGFVSPTSYDMPNGNGHASGGTFNYWDQEYTGAGSTTVDNAPLSGGLGNLTDGVIPTDNWHLVENHAGTGPYVGWTLDPTITFNFAGPVYIDDIILHLDDANGFGGVQLPSAISVSVDGGLPGVQVVIDPVTANPIAVTIDLNQTVTGTIDIGLKRSSFWVFLSEVQFTGATSGVPDAGSGWMMLGGSLAFLASIRRRR, encoded by the coding sequence ATGAAAACCCACCCACTTCTGGTCCTTGTTGGTACGGGATTCCTGCTGTCCCAAACCGCGTTTTTAGCAGGATTTGTATCCCCAACCTCCTATGACATGCCCAACGGCAACGGCCATGCCTCAGGAGGGACCTTCAATTATTGGGATCAGGAATACACGGGCGCAGGCTCGACGACCGTCGATAACGCTCCTCTGAGCGGAGGATTGGGCAACCTCACCGACGGCGTCATCCCAACCGATAACTGGCACCTGGTCGAAAACCACGCCGGAACCGGACCCTACGTCGGCTGGACACTCGATCCCACGATCACCTTCAACTTCGCCGGTCCGGTTTACATCGATGACATCATTCTCCACCTCGATGACGCCAACGGTTTCGGAGGAGTGCAACTGCCTTCCGCCATTTCAGTCTCGGTGGACGGCGGCCTGCCCGGCGTGCAGGTCGTCATCGACCCCGTCACGGCAAATCCCATCGCAGTCACCATCGATCTCAACCAAACGGTCACCGGCACCATCGATATCGGACTCAAAAGAAGTTCGTTCTGGGTGTTCCTCAGCGAGGTGCAGTTTACAGGCGCCACTTCAGGGGTCCCGGATGCCGGAAGCGGATGGATGATGCTCGGTGGATCCCTCGCCTTCTTGGCCTCGATTCGTCGCCGCCGCTGA
- a CDS encoding glycosyltransferase family 2 protein — MNRPWKISFCLITLNEEAQLGRCLESFAGLADEVVVVDSGSRDRTVEIARDFGARVMGEPWRGYVGQKNFAIEHASHSWIFSIDADEALSPRLREEIARLRSGEEPARVSGYSMPRCVFYRGRWIRHGDWYPDRLVRLFRKDRARFAGGQVHERLEIEGEIEPLQGDLEHYSFTDAEDFRKRGEHYARLWAETKLSEGRSAGVGSALLHAAHRWVRGYVFRAGFLDGQRGWEIAGLCAREVYLKYSMLRAKGRHRG; from the coding sequence ATGAACCGTCCGTGGAAAATCAGCTTTTGTTTGATCACCCTCAATGAGGAAGCGCAGTTGGGTCGGTGCCTGGAGAGTTTCGCGGGTCTTGCGGATGAGGTGGTGGTGGTGGACTCAGGAAGCCGGGATCGAACGGTGGAGATCGCCCGTGATTTCGGTGCGCGGGTGATGGGCGAGCCTTGGCGCGGTTATGTCGGGCAAAAGAACTTCGCGATCGAACACGCTTCGCATTCCTGGATCTTCAGCATCGACGCCGACGAGGCTTTATCCCCGCGCTTGCGGGAGGAGATCGCCCGGCTTCGATCCGGTGAAGAGCCGGCGAGGGTCAGCGGTTACTCGATGCCGCGATGCGTCTTTTATCGAGGACGATGGATTCGGCATGGAGACTGGTATCCGGATCGTTTGGTGCGATTATTTCGCAAGGATCGGGCGCGCTTTGCCGGCGGCCAGGTTCATGAACGACTGGAAATCGAAGGCGAGATCGAGCCTCTGCAGGGTGATTTGGAGCATTATTCGTTCACGGACGCGGAGGACTTTCGAAAGCGCGGGGAACATTACGCCCGCTTGTGGGCAGAGACCAAGCTTTCGGAGGGCAGGAGCGCGGGAGTGGGTTCCGCGTTGCTGCACGCGGCTCACCGCTGGGTGCGAGGGTATGTTTTTCGCGCGGGATTTCTGGATGGACAACGCGGGTGGGAAATCGCCGGGCTCTGCGCGAGGGAGGTTTATTTGAAGTACTCGATGTTGAGAGCCAAAGGCCGGCACCGGGGATGA